From Gimesia panareensis, the proteins below share one genomic window:
- a CDS encoding M24 family metallopeptidase, translated as MSKDYLGARRKKLISQIKRMGAEAFLVTSETNVTYLTGFSGDSSYLLIGKDQTILISDGRYTTQLAEECPGLDVHIRKPTESMIVALEQVLKKTHLTKVGLESHVVTCDLLEALSGITPAVQWNPVSGIVEELRMVKDASEIEEIRAAVEQAQRGYEVFRAMLTDEMTELQGAHELEHAMRRFGARQAAFDPIVAVGERSALPHAIPTEKLMGESPFLLVDWGAMTQKGYRSDLTRMIIHDRPPAKLKKVYNTVLQAQLAAIKAIRPGVLCQDVDRVARAVIEKAGFGKHFTHSLGHGIGLDIHEGPRLGGNVETELKPGMIVTVEPGIYLPGWGGVRIEDDILVTRSGHEVLTSVPKDYESALS; from the coding sequence ATGAGCAAGGACTACCTGGGCGCCAGGCGTAAAAAACTGATTTCTCAGATCAAACGGATGGGGGCGGAAGCATTTCTGGTCACCAGTGAAACGAATGTGACGTATTTAACGGGTTTCAGTGGGGATTCCAGTTACCTGCTGATCGGCAAAGACCAGACGATTTTGATCAGTGATGGTCGTTATACCACGCAACTGGCGGAAGAATGTCCGGGACTGGATGTTCATATCCGTAAACCGACCGAGTCGATGATCGTCGCACTGGAGCAGGTGCTGAAAAAAACGCATCTGACCAAAGTGGGGCTGGAAAGCCATGTCGTGACCTGTGATCTGCTGGAAGCGTTGAGCGGCATTACGCCAGCCGTCCAGTGGAATCCGGTATCCGGAATCGTGGAAGAATTGCGAATGGTGAAAGATGCTTCCGAGATCGAGGAGATCCGTGCGGCGGTCGAGCAGGCACAGCGGGGATATGAAGTCTTTCGTGCGATGCTGACGGATGAGATGACCGAACTGCAGGGGGCACATGAACTGGAACACGCGATGAGGCGGTTCGGTGCGCGTCAGGCTGCCTTCGATCCGATCGTGGCTGTGGGCGAGCGATCTGCTTTGCCGCATGCGATTCCGACGGAGAAGCTGATGGGCGAATCCCCGTTCCTGCTGGTGGACTGGGGAGCGATGACACAGAAAGGCTACCGGAGCGATCTGACGCGGATGATCATTCATGATCGTCCGCCGGCCAAATTGAAAAAAGTTTACAATACCGTGCTGCAGGCACAACTGGCGGCAATCAAAGCGATTCGTCCGGGAGTCCTTTGCCAGGACGTGGATCGGGTAGCCCGGGCCGTGATTGAAAAAGCCGGTTTCGGGAAACATTTCACACACAGCCTGGGGCATGGGATCGGCCTGGATATCCACGAAGGACCGCGTCTGGGGGGGAATGTGGAGACGGAACTGAAGCCGGGGATGATCGTGACGGTGGAACCGGGCATTTATCTGCCGGGCTGGGGAGGTGTCCGTATTGAAGATGATATTCTGGTCACCCGCAGCGGGCATGAGGTGTTGACCAGCGTTCCCAAGGATTATGAATCGGCGCTGTCCTGA
- the accB gene encoding acetyl-CoA carboxylase biotin carboxyl carrier protein, producing the protein MAKNEVPKGEPFDLEKLQTLFEMMEKHGLTEVNLKRGDETWKLRRGPQETISMVPAAHAVPQAVPQPVAQAPVAPAPQEAAPAADLGPVIKSPTVGTFYASPSPEDPPFVSVGSKVGADTIVCIVEAMKVFNQIPAEINGTISEILVSDGEAVEFGQPLFRITQG; encoded by the coding sequence ATGGCAAAGAACGAGGTGCCGAAAGGCGAGCCTTTCGATTTGGAAAAACTTCAGACACTGTTTGAAATGATGGAAAAGCACGGGTTGACGGAAGTCAATCTGAAGCGTGGTGATGAAACCTGGAAACTCCGTCGTGGTCCGCAGGAAACGATTTCGATGGTGCCCGCAGCGCACGCCGTTCCTCAAGCGGTTCCGCAACCTGTTGCTCAGGCTCCCGTTGCCCCGGCCCCTCAGGAAGCAGCCCCCGCTGCTGATCTGGGCCCTGTCATCAAAAGTCCGACTGTGGGAACATTTTACGCGTCTCCCAGTCCGGAAGATCCTCCCTTTGTCAGTGTGGGATCCAAGGTTGGCGCTGATACGATTGTCTGTATTGTTGAGGCCATGAAGGTCTTCAATCAGATTCCAGCCGAGATCAATGGTACCATCAGCGAGATTCTGGTGAGTGATGGTGAAGCGGTCGAATTCGGCCAGCCCCTGTTCAGAATCACTCAGGGCTGA
- the accC gene encoding acetyl-CoA carboxylase biotin carboxylase subunit encodes MFQRILVANRGEIALRVIRACREMGIETVAVFSEADRGAHYLSLADEAYCIGPAAATDSYLMINRIISAAEIGNVQAIHPGYGFLAENAHFAEVCRSCNIEFIGPPHEAMAQLGDKVSAREIAKAANVNVSPGTEGLVTDEAEALRVAQEIGYPVLIKATAGGGGKGMRVARNDISLKAGLKAAAAEAEAAFKNAGVYIEKYIENPRHIEVQIMADNHGNVLHLWERDCSLQRRHQKLVEESPAPNLPQSVREDICKAACRLIEQAGYTNAGTVEFLVGPDNQFYFIEVNARIQVEHPVSEEVTGLDLIKQQIRVAAGEKLELKQKNVPCNGSAIELRINAEDPDNDFRGSPGKITKLRVPAGPGVRFDSHIYEGYTVGPYYDSLIGKLIVHRPTREESLACMRRCLDEFVIEGIKTTIPLAKKIFNHSAFIEGKVDTTFIERTW; translated from the coding sequence ATGTTTCAGAGAATACTGGTTGCCAACCGAGGAGAAATCGCACTGCGAGTCATTCGTGCCTGTCGTGAAATGGGCATTGAGACCGTAGCGGTTTTCAGTGAGGCAGATCGTGGTGCTCACTATCTCTCATTAGCTGACGAAGCCTACTGTATTGGTCCCGCTGCTGCGACGGACAGTTACCTGATGATCAATCGCATCATCAGTGCTGCGGAGATCGGCAACGTGCAGGCGATTCATCCTGGCTACGGATTTCTGGCGGAGAACGCACACTTCGCTGAAGTCTGCCGCAGTTGCAATATCGAATTCATCGGTCCTCCCCATGAAGCGATGGCCCAACTGGGCGACAAAGTTTCGGCCCGTGAAATCGCCAAAGCAGCGAACGTGAATGTTTCACCGGGAACCGAGGGACTGGTCACAGACGAAGCCGAAGCGCTGCGAGTAGCCCAGGAAATCGGTTATCCCGTGCTGATCAAAGCGACTGCCGGTGGTGGCGGTAAGGGGATGCGGGTCGCGCGGAATGACATCTCGCTGAAAGCGGGTCTGAAAGCAGCGGCTGCGGAAGCGGAAGCGGCTTTCAAAAATGCGGGCGTGTACATTGAGAAATACATCGAAAATCCACGTCATATCGAAGTGCAGATCATGGCGGATAACCACGGGAACGTGCTCCACCTCTGGGAACGGGACTGCAGTCTGCAGCGTCGTCACCAGAAGCTGGTTGAAGAGAGCCCGGCTCCGAATTTGCCGCAGTCGGTTCGCGAAGACATCTGTAAAGCCGCCTGCCGCCTGATTGAACAGGCCGGTTATACGAATGCCGGTACCGTCGAGTTCCTGGTGGGACCGGATAATCAGTTCTACTTTATCGAGGTGAATGCCCGAATTCAGGTAGAGCATCCCGTCAGTGAAGAGGTGACCGGGCTGGATCTGATTAAACAGCAGATCCGGGTTGCTGCCGGGGAAAAGCTGGAGCTGAAACAGAAGAACGTTCCCTGCAATGGCTCTGCGATTGAACTGCGAATCAATGCCGAAGATCCTGATAATGATTTTCGGGGATCACCGGGCAAGATCACGAAGCTGCGTGTTCCTGCAGGTCCGGGGGTCCGGTTTGACTCGCATATATATGAGGGCTACACCGTCGGTCCTTATTACGATTCCCTGATTGGCAAGCTGATCGTGCATCGGCCGACACGCGAGGAGTCCCTGGCGTGCATGCGGCGTTGTCTGGATGAGTTCGTCATCGAAGGGATTAAAACGACAATTCCTCTGGCGAAGAAAATCTTCAATCACTCGGCCTTTATCGAAGGTAAAGTCGATACCACGTTCATCGAACGAACCTGGTAA
- a CDS encoding 6-phosphofructokinase, with product MRVGILTGGGDCPGLNPVIRGAVRVICNAGGEVYGLLEGWRGAIEGNYIELDSENTDDIIFKGGTILGSSRTNPYKNEAEDVPKVRETFERLGLDCLIAIGGDDTLGVANKLWNDYKLPVIGCPKTIDNDLSSTDVTFGFDTSINIVMEAVDRLRTTAESHRRIMVVETMGRHAGWIALFSGLATAADYTLVPEVPIEMDRMVEVLKRRRANGKKYGIVIVSEGAQFNEDEGVVTQDGEIDDFGHVKLGGIGETVAKMIEDRTGFETRHVTLGHLQRGGSPSAADRVLGTRCGVHAGWLALKHHFGYMVALRGTSIVPVALADAVGEMRALEKNFLEEAEVFLQ from the coding sequence ATGAGAGTTGGTATTTTAACTGGTGGTGGTGACTGTCCTGGTTTGAACCCTGTGATCCGTGGTGCCGTCCGCGTGATCTGCAATGCTGGTGGCGAAGTCTACGGTCTGCTGGAAGGCTGGCGGGGTGCCATCGAAGGCAACTACATCGAACTGGATTCGGAAAACACAGACGACATCATTTTCAAGGGGGGAACGATCCTCGGTTCTTCCCGTACGAACCCCTACAAGAATGAAGCGGAAGATGTTCCTAAGGTGCGCGAAACCTTTGAGCGTCTGGGACTCGACTGCCTGATCGCCATCGGTGGTGATGATACCCTCGGTGTCGCAAACAAGCTGTGGAACGATTACAAGCTGCCCGTGATCGGTTGCCCCAAGACCATCGACAACGACCTGAGCTCCACCGACGTGACTTTCGGTTTTGATACCTCGATCAACATCGTGATGGAAGCCGTTGACCGTCTGCGGACGACTGCGGAATCGCACCGCCGGATCATGGTTGTAGAAACCATGGGACGTCACGCCGGCTGGATCGCGCTGTTCTCCGGGCTGGCCACTGCCGCCGATTACACTCTGGTCCCCGAAGTGCCCATCGAAATGGACCGCATGGTCGAAGTTCTGAAACGACGTCGTGCCAACGGCAAGAAGTACGGGATCGTGATCGTCAGCGAAGGAGCTCAGTTCAACGAAGACGAAGGCGTTGTCACCCAGGATGGTGAAATCGACGACTTCGGTCACGTGAAACTGGGCGGCATTGGTGAAACCGTTGCCAAGATGATCGAAGACCGGACCGGTTTTGAAACCCGTCACGTGACTCTCGGTCACCTGCAGCGCGGTGGTTCACCCAGTGCAGCAGACCGCGTGCTGGGAACCCGTTGCGGCGTACACGCCGGCTGGCTGGCACTGAAGCATCACTTCGGTTACATGGTGGCGCTGCGGGGGACTTCGATTGTTCCCGTTGCTCTGGCAGACGCCGTCGGCGAGATGCGTGCCCTGGAGAAGAACTTCCTGGAAGAAGCAGAAGTCTTTCTGCAGTAG
- a CDS encoding DUF1080 domain-containing protein produces the protein MTSQRLFRIHTSFFLSLLCLVLVAPQVLQAGDKGFKPIFDGKTLKNWDGDPRFWSVKDGAITGKTTKENPTKGNTFIIWRGGEPGDFELKLQYKIIGHNSGIQYRSFPIKGADKWRIGGYQADMEAGDKYSGILYGERFRGILALRGQKTVIGKNHKPKVVGSVGDTDEIQKHIKKEDWNDYHIIARGNHFIHKINGITTVDVTDDDVEMRRDKGLIALQLHAGPPMEVQFRDIELKEFPKAEKTSSTTGGKKKVVLIAGKKSHGYGAHEHRAGCILLAEALNNSGLGIEATVVTEGWPQDDSILQDADSIVIYCDGGGRHPYNQHLDELDKLAKKGVGMVNIHYGVEVPKGESGDAFLRWIGGYFEEWWSVNPHWTADYKRLPEHPIANGVKPFTINDEWYYHMRFQPDMKNVQPILTAVPPKETLKRPDGAHSGNPDVRKTIGQPQHMAWAYERPDGGRGFGFTGGHFHWNWGNDDFRKLVLNAIAWTAKVDVPSNGVPSAPVTLEQLEANQDYPQPDNFNPARIKAMLSQWNQ, from the coding sequence ATGACGTCACAGCGCTTGTTTCGTATTCACACCTCGTTCTTTCTATCTCTGCTCTGCCTGGTGCTGGTTGCACCACAGGTGCTCCAGGCCGGCGATAAAGGTTTCAAGCCGATCTTCGATGGTAAAACCCTGAAGAACTGGGATGGCGATCCCCGTTTCTGGTCTGTCAAAGATGGGGCGATTACGGGAAAAACGACCAAAGAAAACCCGACTAAAGGGAATACATTCATCATCTGGCGCGGGGGAGAGCCCGGCGATTTCGAACTGAAACTGCAGTACAAAATCATCGGTCATAACTCGGGAATTCAGTATCGCAGCTTCCCCATCAAAGGAGCGGACAAGTGGCGGATTGGCGGTTATCAGGCCGACATGGAAGCCGGCGATAAGTACTCGGGAATTCTCTACGGCGAACGCTTCCGTGGGATTCTGGCGCTGCGGGGCCAGAAGACCGTGATTGGAAAAAATCACAAGCCCAAAGTCGTCGGTTCTGTCGGCGATACGGACGAAATTCAGAAGCACATCAAAAAAGAAGACTGGAACGACTACCATATCATTGCCCGCGGTAATCATTTCATTCATAAGATCAACGGCATTACCACGGTCGACGTGACCGACGACGATGTGGAGATGCGACGGGATAAAGGGCTGATCGCGCTCCAGCTGCACGCTGGTCCGCCGATGGAAGTTCAGTTCCGCGATATCGAACTCAAAGAATTCCCCAAAGCAGAGAAAACCTCTTCGACTACCGGCGGTAAAAAAAAAGTCGTCCTGATCGCCGGTAAAAAAAGTCACGGCTACGGGGCACATGAGCATCGCGCTGGTTGCATCCTGCTGGCAGAGGCATTGAACAACAGCGGTCTGGGGATCGAAGCGACTGTGGTTACAGAAGGCTGGCCCCAAGACGATTCGATTCTGCAGGACGCCGACTCGATTGTGATCTACTGCGATGGCGGCGGACGCCACCCCTACAACCAGCATCTGGACGAGCTCGACAAGCTGGCCAAAAAGGGCGTGGGCATGGTCAACATCCACTATGGAGTAGAAGTTCCCAAGGGGGAATCCGGCGATGCCTTCCTGCGGTGGATTGGCGGCTACTTCGAAGAATGGTGGTCGGTCAATCCGCACTGGACCGCAGACTACAAACGTCTCCCCGAGCATCCGATTGCCAACGGCGTCAAACCGTTTACGATCAACGACGAATGGTATTACCACATGCGGTTCCAGCCGGACATGAAAAACGTGCAGCCGATCCTGACAGCAGTTCCGCCCAAAGAAACACTGAAACGCCCTGATGGCGCACACAGCGGCAACCCGGATGTGCGGAAAACCATTGGTCAGCCTCAGCACATGGCCTGGGCGTATGAGCGTCCGGACGGCGGTCGCGGTTTCGGATTTACCGGCGGTCACTTTCACTGGAACTGGGGTAACGACGATTTTCGCAAGCTGGTGCTGAATGCGATCGCCTGGACGGCCAAAGTTGATGTCCCCTCCAATGGCGTGCCT